In the Clostridium gelidum genome, GCAGTTTTACTTTTATTTATAAAATCTAATAGTTCTTGTGTGTTGTTCATACCTATTTCATCCCTCTTCTTCATATAAATTGAAACTAATTTTTAATACATATATTACTATTTATAATTGCACCATATATAAGTTAATATGTATACTAAAAATATTTTTTTAAATCTTCAATTGATTCCATATCAAATATTTCAGTACCTATAATTTCTATTGTATCTTGTGATAAAGTCGTAAGTTTCTTTTTATACTCATCAGGTACTATTTTAAATTTTTTTATTAATTGCCTTATTATTAAATCTGTTTTTCCTTTTTCTATTCCTTCTTCCATACCTTCTTCATATATCA is a window encoding:
- a CDS encoding DUF4351 domain-containing protein — protein: MTDVGRMIYEEGMEEGIEKGKTDLIIRQLIKKFKIVPDEYKKKLTTLSQDTIEIIGTEIFDMESIEDLKKYF